The Halomicronema hongdechloris C2206 genome includes a window with the following:
- a CDS encoding protealysin inhibitor emfourin, with protein sequence MQIDFERRGGFAGMATTLSVDTDSLPANEAYEIKELVSVANFFSQPANLTATAPGAADQFTYTLTVKDNGRQHTVETTDTSAPTALRPLLQRLTKMARSARA encoded by the coding sequence ATGCAGATTGACTTCGAACGCCGGGGGGGCTTCGCTGGCATGGCCACGACCCTGTCGGTAGACACAGACTCTCTGCCAGCCAATGAAGCCTACGAAATCAAAGAGTTGGTCTCGGTGGCGAACTTTTTTAGCCAACCTGCCAACCTGACGGCAACCGCACCGGGGGCGGCGGATCAATTTACCTATACTCTGACCGTCAAGGATAACGGGCGGCAGCATACCGTCGAAACCACTGATACGTCAGCGCCGACGGCCCTGCGGCCGCTGCTGCAGCGGTTGACCAAGATGGCTCGCTCTGCCCGGGCCTAA
- a CDS encoding M4 family metallopeptidase produces the protein MAAHYYPHHHRPFHSCHLNPRECIVPSYILKEIADKGSPIQQERARQELIRAGQFRGQRQQIAELVERHRAQAAAATKQRLVYTADQNTTLPGRKVRGEGDPATGDAAIDEAYDGSGATYDLYQEIYGRHSIDNQGMDLISTVHYGVGYDNAFWNGEQMTYGDGDEDLPEDERLFNRFTIALDIIAHEMTHGVTQFEAGLVYRNQPGALNESFSDVFGALVNQRVNHQTAKEADWLIGAGLFTQNVNAKGIRSMKAPGTAYDDPRLGRDPQPAHMDDIYTGPDDNGGVHINSGIPNRAFYIAALDIGGYAWEKAGRIWYITLRDKLGQTADFQEAARQTLLVAADLFGQGSLEQQAVRKGWSEVGVGVAAPAGNGCLNTATNPLKYFFMQR, from the coding sequence ATGGCCGCCCATTATTACCCCCATCACCATCGCCCTTTTCACAGCTGTCACCTCAACCCGCGGGAATGTATCGTACCGTCCTACATTCTCAAGGAGATTGCCGACAAAGGGAGTCCCATTCAACAGGAGCGAGCTCGCCAAGAGCTGATTCGAGCCGGGCAATTTCGCGGCCAGCGCCAGCAGATCGCAGAACTCGTCGAGCGTCACAGGGCTCAGGCGGCTGCTGCCACTAAACAGCGGCTCGTCTATACCGCCGACCAAAATACGACACTGCCTGGCAGAAAGGTGCGTGGAGAAGGAGATCCGGCCACTGGCGATGCCGCCATCGATGAGGCCTACGATGGCTCTGGCGCCACCTATGACCTGTACCAGGAGATCTATGGGCGTCACTCCATCGACAACCAAGGCATGGATTTAATCTCCACCGTGCATTACGGCGTCGGCTACGACAACGCCTTCTGGAATGGGGAGCAGATGACCTACGGTGATGGTGACGAAGACCTGCCAGAGGATGAGCGCCTCTTCAATCGTTTCACCATTGCCCTGGATATCATCGCCCATGAAATGACCCATGGGGTGACTCAGTTTGAAGCGGGGCTGGTGTATCGGAATCAACCCGGGGCGCTGAATGAATCCTTCTCTGATGTCTTCGGGGCTTTGGTCAACCAACGGGTCAACCACCAGACTGCTAAGGAGGCCGATTGGCTGATTGGGGCTGGCCTCTTCACCCAAAATGTCAATGCCAAGGGGATTCGTTCCATGAAGGCGCCGGGGACGGCCTATGATGACCCTCGCTTGGGGAGAGATCCCCAGCCTGCCCACATGGACGATATCTATACCGGACCCGATGACAATGGCGGCGTCCATATCAACTCCGGCATTCCCAACCGAGCCTTTTACATCGCCGCCCTGGACATCGGCGGCTATGCCTGGGAGAAGGCGGGTCGCATCTGGTACATCACCCTGCGGGACAAGCTGGGGCAGACGGCTGATTTTCAAGAGGCGGCCCGACAAACCCTGCTGGTAGCCGCTGACCTGTTTGGTCAGGGCAGTTTGGAGCAGCAAGCGGTGCGCAAGGGCTGGAGCGAGGTGGGGGTGGGGGTGGCAGCCCCGGCTGGCAATGGCTGCCTCAATACCGCTACCAATCCCCTCAAGTACTTCTTCATGCAGCGATAA